The following coding sequences lie in one Cronobacter universalis NCTC 9529 genomic window:
- the proP gene encoding glycine betaine/L-proline transporter ProP, with amino-acid sequence MKLKRKKVEPISLSDVTIIDDAKLRKAITAASLGNAMEWFDFGVYGFVAYALGKVFFPDANPSVQMIAALATFSVPFLIRPLGGLFFGMLGDKYGRQKILAITIVIMSVSTFCIGLIPSYASIGIWAPILLLLCKMAQGFSVGGEYTGASIFVAEYSPDRKRGFMGSWLDFGSIAGFVLGAGVVVLISAILGEDNFLSWGWRLPFFLALPLGLIGLYLRHALEETPAFQQHVDKLEQGDREGLQHGPKVSFKEIATKHWRSLLACIGLVISTNVTYYMLLTYMPSYLSHNLHYSEEHGVLIIIAIMIGMLFVQPVMGLLSDRFGRRPFVIFGSVALMVLAIPAFVLINSNVIGLIFSGLLMLAVILNCFTGVMASSLPAMFPTHLRYSALASAFNISVLIAGLTPTLAAWLVESTENLMMPAYYLMVVAVVGLITGLTMKETANRPLKGATPAASDIQEAREILREHHDNIEQKIEDIDKEIAELQEKRTRLVDQHPRINE; translated from the coding sequence ATGAAGCTTAAAAGAAAAAAAGTAGAACCGATCTCTCTGAGTGACGTCACGATTATTGATGATGCGAAACTTCGTAAAGCGATTACCGCAGCCTCGCTTGGTAATGCGATGGAGTGGTTTGATTTTGGTGTGTACGGCTTTGTGGCCTACGCGCTCGGCAAAGTGTTTTTCCCGGATGCCAATCCCAGCGTGCAGATGATCGCCGCGCTGGCGACATTCTCGGTTCCCTTTCTTATCCGTCCGCTCGGCGGGCTGTTCTTCGGTATGCTCGGCGATAAATATGGCCGCCAGAAGATCCTCGCGATAACCATTGTGATTATGTCCGTCAGTACATTCTGTATCGGGCTTATTCCGTCGTATGCGTCGATCGGTATCTGGGCGCCTATCCTGCTGTTGCTGTGTAAAATGGCGCAGGGCTTCTCGGTAGGCGGCGAATATACCGGCGCGTCGATCTTCGTTGCGGAATATTCGCCGGACCGTAAGCGCGGCTTTATGGGCAGCTGGCTTGATTTCGGTTCCATCGCGGGCTTCGTGCTCGGCGCGGGCGTGGTGGTGCTTATCTCCGCAATCCTGGGGGAAGATAACTTCCTGAGCTGGGGCTGGCGTCTGCCGTTCTTCCTGGCGCTGCCGCTGGGCCTGATTGGTCTCTATCTGCGTCACGCGCTGGAAGAGACCCCGGCGTTTCAGCAGCATGTGGATAAACTGGAGCAGGGCGATCGTGAAGGGCTTCAGCACGGCCCGAAAGTCTCCTTTAAAGAGATTGCGACGAAACACTGGCGCAGCCTGCTGGCGTGTATCGGTCTGGTGATTTCCACCAACGTGACCTACTACATGCTGCTCACCTATATGCCGAGTTATCTGTCTCATAATCTGCACTATTCCGAAGAACACGGCGTGCTGATTATTATCGCGATTATGATCGGCATGCTGTTTGTGCAGCCGGTGATGGGGCTGCTGAGCGACCGTTTCGGCCGCCGTCCGTTTGTTATTTTCGGCAGCGTCGCGCTGATGGTGCTGGCTATCCCGGCCTTTGTGCTGATTAACAGTAACGTGATTGGCCTGATCTTCTCCGGTCTGCTGATGCTGGCGGTGATCCTCAACTGCTTTACCGGTGTGATGGCCTCCTCGCTGCCTGCGATGTTCCCGACGCATCTGCGTTACAGCGCGCTGGCGAGCGCCTTTAATATCTCGGTCCTGATTGCCGGTCTGACGCCGACGCTGGCGGCCTGGCTGGTTGAAAGCACCGAAAATCTGATGATGCCGGCCTATTACCTGATGGTGGTGGCGGTGGTAGGACTGATTACGGGCCTGACCATGAAAGAGACCGCGAACCGTCCGCTGAAAGGCGCGACGCCTGCGGCATCGGATATCCAGGAGGCGCGCGAAATACTGCGTGAGCACCATGACAATATCGAACAGAAAATCGAAGATATTGATAAAGAGATTGCCGAGTTGCAGGAGAAGCGAACCCGTCTGGTGGATCAGCATCCTCGCATTAACGAGTAA
- the eco gene encoding serine protease inhibitor ecotin, with amino-acid sequence MNKISALMLGLVATGCISASAFAVEKASENIAPFPKAEKGMVRQVIELPERQDESSYKVELVIGQTLEVDCNKHLLGGKFERKTLEGWGYDYYAFEPAKNADGSVMYTSTMMACPDGKKEKKFVTANLGENSLLNYNSKLPVVVYAPENIDVKYRLWKADDTLSDASKK; translated from the coding sequence ATGAATAAAATTTCAGCGCTCATGTTAGGCCTGGTCGCGACCGGTTGCATTTCCGCCAGTGCATTCGCCGTTGAAAAAGCTTCCGAAAATATCGCGCCTTTTCCAAAAGCAGAAAAAGGCATGGTCCGCCAGGTGATCGAGTTACCTGAGCGCCAGGATGAGTCCTCTTATAAAGTTGAGCTGGTTATTGGTCAGACGCTTGAAGTCGACTGTAATAAACATCTGCTGGGCGGAAAATTCGAGCGTAAAACGCTGGAGGGGTGGGGTTATGACTATTACGCCTTTGAGCCCGCGAAGAACGCCGACGGCTCGGTAATGTATACGTCCACCATGATGGCTTGCCCGGACGGTAAAAAAGAGAAGAAATTCGTCACCGCTAATCTCGGTGAAAATAGCCTGCTGAATTACAACAGCAAGCTGCCGGTGGTGGTGTATGCGCCTGAAAATATCGACGTGAAATACCGTCTCTGGAAAGCGGACGATACCCTCTCTGACGCCAGCAAGAAGTAA
- a CDS encoding GNAT family N-acetyltransferase, producing MKIDFSPLNDTHITACAHLYCKVYKETPWFEKSEPEPVIAFIREHLNNNYFRGYIARHDDNIVAVSIGFRKPWPGGVEYYIDEFFVDPDYQGKGVGSALMNFIADRSSNEGLNAIILNTHKAYPSDFFYRKNGFDEHQGLIILSRTLA from the coding sequence ATGAAAATTGATTTTTCACCGCTTAATGACACGCACATTACCGCGTGCGCTCATCTCTACTGTAAGGTCTACAAAGAAACGCCCTGGTTCGAAAAGAGCGAGCCGGAGCCGGTCATTGCTTTTATCCGGGAACATCTGAACAACAATTATTTCAGGGGTTACATTGCCCGGCATGACGATAATATCGTCGCTGTTAGCATCGGTTTCAGGAAACCGTGGCCGGGCGGCGTTGAGTATTATATTGATGAGTTTTTCGTCGATCCTGACTATCAGGGAAAGGGGGTCGGTAGCGCACTGATGAATTTCATCGCCGATCGTTCTTCAAACGAAGGATTGAATGCGATCATTCTCAACACCCATAAAGCCTATCCTTCCGATTTCTTTTACAGAAAAAACGGCTTCGACGAGCATCAGGGGCTTATTATTCTTTCCCGAACGCTTGCGTGA
- a CDS encoding LysR family transcriptional regulator, producing the protein MMNIMHPALRRLDLNLLPVFDAIYRHCSVRKAADELAMSTSALSHALSRLRITLNDPLFYREGHRMCPSVYASQLAPSIASALKFLNQELTPQPEFDPASSTECLQIAITDFTAFCIFPTLMHRLQREAPGLRFELRYLPHSPALTELLAGEMDLALGFSAPEDIRHPELDEINWLEDDYVVISNASRAQLTLEDYLAARHLVVTPWNEKQGVLDTQLEQMGYTRQIALKTPSMLGAPFIVAESDLLMALPRFAAKKLLPAIDIRLFELPFRVPAFEVKIYSHQRSGKRGATDWLKTVLQALAINM; encoded by the coding sequence ATGATGAATATTATGCATCCCGCTTTGCGGCGTCTTGATTTAAACCTTTTACCGGTTTTTGACGCTATCTATCGGCACTGTTCCGTTCGTAAGGCAGCTGATGAGCTGGCGATGAGCACGTCGGCTCTGAGCCACGCGCTGTCGCGACTGCGCATCACGCTCAATGACCCGTTATTTTACCGCGAGGGCCATCGTATGTGCCCCAGCGTATACGCCTCCCAGCTCGCGCCTTCCATTGCTTCGGCACTGAAATTTCTCAATCAGGAACTGACTCCGCAGCCCGAGTTTGATCCGGCCAGCAGCACAGAGTGCTTACAGATTGCCATCACCGACTTCACTGCGTTTTGCATTTTCCCGACCCTTATGCACCGGCTGCAGCGTGAGGCGCCCGGCTTGCGTTTCGAGCTACGGTATTTACCGCACAGCCCGGCGCTGACTGAACTGCTGGCGGGCGAAATGGATCTGGCGCTCGGATTCAGCGCGCCGGAAGATATCCGGCATCCGGAGTTAGACGAAATCAACTGGCTCGAAGATGACTATGTCGTTATCAGCAACGCCAGCAGAGCGCAGCTGACGCTTGAGGATTATCTCGCTGCCAGACACCTGGTGGTGACGCCCTGGAATGAAAAGCAGGGCGTGCTTGATACACAGCTGGAACAGATGGGCTATACGCGCCAGATCGCGCTCAAAACCCCTTCTATGCTTGGCGCGCCGTTTATCGTTGCAGAAAGCGACTTGCTGATGGCGCTTCCTCGCTTCGCCGCGAAGAAACTGCTGCCGGCAATCGATATCAGGCTATTCGAATTGCCTTTCAGGGTACCTGCGTTTGAAGTGAAAATTTATTCGCATCAACGCAGTGGTAAACGCGGCGCGACCGACTGGCTTAAGACCGTCCTGCAAGCGCTGGCAATAAACATGTAG
- a CDS encoding GNAT family N-acetyltransferase, translating into MSYKIRAARPEDATAIYEMIYELAVYEKAPQEVVTTPDEIRQTLFGADSKTEALICEIDDKAVGYAVFFTSYSTWLGRNGIYMEDLYVSPEYRGKGAGRGLLKHIAQCAVQRQCGRLEWSVLDWNQPAIDFYLSIGAAAQSEWVRYRLDGEALLQFAE; encoded by the coding sequence ATGAGCTATAAAATTCGCGCGGCCCGTCCGGAAGATGCAACTGCAATTTACGAGATGATTTATGAGCTGGCGGTGTATGAAAAAGCCCCGCAGGAAGTGGTGACTACGCCAGACGAGATCAGGCAGACGCTTTTTGGCGCAGACAGCAAAACGGAAGCGCTGATATGTGAAATTGATGATAAAGCCGTAGGGTATGCCGTTTTCTTTACCAGCTATTCCACCTGGCTTGGGCGTAACGGGATTTATATGGAAGATTTATATGTTTCCCCTGAGTATCGCGGCAAGGGCGCGGGAAGGGGGCTGTTAAAACATATCGCGCAGTGTGCGGTGCAAAGGCAGTGTGGCCGTCTTGAGTGGAGCGTGCTGGACTGGAATCAGCCTGCCATCGATTTTTATCTCAGCATTGGCGCGGCGGCGCAATCTGAATGGGTACGCTATCGCCTTGATGGGGAAGCGCTGTTGCAGTTTGCCGAATAA
- the thrS gene encoding threonine--tRNA ligase — MPVITLPDGSQRHYDHAVSPMDVALDIGPGLAKACIAGRVNGELVDAHDSIEQDAQLAIITAKDEDGLEIIRHSCAHLLGHAIKQLWPHTKMAIGPVIDNGFYYDVDLDHTLTQEDIDALEKRMHELAETNYDVIKKKVSWQEARETFVKRGENYKVAILDENIARDDKPGLYHHEEYVDMCRGPHVPNMRFCHHFKLMKTAGAYWRGDSSNKMLQRIYGTAWADKKALNAYLQRLEEAAKRDHRKIGKQLDLYHMQEEAPGMVFWHNDGWTIFRELETFVRSKLKEYQYQEVKGPFMMDRVLWEKTGHWDNYKDAMFTTSSENREYCIKPMNCPGHVQIFNQGLKSYRDLPLRMAEFGSCHRNEPSGALHGLMRVRGFTQDDAHIFCTEEQVRDEVNGCIRMVYDMYSTFGFEKIVVKLSTRPEKRIGTDEMWDRAEADLAVALEENNIPFEYQPGEGAFYGPKIEFTLYDCLDRAWQCGTVQLDFSLPSRLSASYVGENNERQVPVMIHRAILGSMERFIGILTEEFAGFFPTWLAPVQVVVMNITDSQSEYVNELTRKLQNAGIRVKADLRNEKIGFKIREHTLRRVPYMLVCGDKEVEAGKVAVRTRRGKDLGSLDVNDVIEKLQQEIRSRSLQQLEE; from the coding sequence ATGCCTGTTATTACGCTTCCTGATGGCAGCCAACGCCATTACGACCATGCTGTCAGCCCCATGGATGTTGCCCTGGATATCGGTCCGGGTCTCGCGAAAGCCTGTATCGCAGGCCGCGTGAATGGTGAGCTGGTGGACGCCCACGACAGTATCGAACAGGACGCTCAGCTCGCGATTATTACCGCGAAAGATGAAGACGGTCTGGAAATCATCCGTCACTCCTGTGCGCACCTGCTGGGTCATGCGATCAAACAGCTGTGGCCCCATACCAAAATGGCGATTGGCCCGGTTATCGACAACGGCTTCTATTACGATGTCGATCTCGACCACACCCTAACTCAGGAAGATATCGACGCCCTCGAAAAGCGTATGCACGAGCTGGCGGAGACCAATTACGACGTCATCAAGAAAAAAGTGAGCTGGCAGGAAGCCCGCGAAACGTTTGTGAAGCGTGGCGAGAACTACAAAGTCGCTATTCTTGATGAAAATATTGCCCGTGACGATAAACCGGGGCTGTACCACCACGAAGAATATGTGGATATGTGCCGCGGTCCGCACGTACCGAACATGCGCTTCTGCCATCACTTTAAGCTGATGAAAACCGCAGGCGCCTACTGGCGTGGCGACAGCAGCAACAAAATGCTGCAGCGTATCTACGGTACCGCCTGGGCGGATAAAAAAGCTCTGAATGCGTATCTGCAGCGTCTGGAAGAAGCCGCGAAGCGCGACCACCGTAAAATCGGCAAGCAGCTCGACCTGTATCATATGCAGGAAGAAGCGCCGGGTATGGTGTTCTGGCATAACGACGGCTGGACGATTTTCCGCGAGCTGGAAACGTTTGTTCGTTCAAAGCTTAAAGAGTACCAGTATCAGGAAGTTAAAGGTCCGTTCATGATGGACCGCGTGCTGTGGGAAAAAACCGGCCACTGGGATAACTATAAAGACGCGATGTTCACGACCTCTTCCGAGAACCGTGAATACTGCATCAAGCCGATGAACTGCCCGGGGCACGTGCAAATCTTTAATCAGGGTCTAAAATCATACCGCGACCTGCCATTGCGTATGGCGGAGTTCGGTAGCTGCCACCGTAACGAGCCTTCGGGCGCGCTGCATGGCCTGATGCGCGTACGCGGTTTCACGCAGGATGACGCCCATATCTTCTGTACGGAAGAGCAGGTGCGCGACGAAGTGAACGGCTGTATTCGCATGGTTTATGACATGTACAGCACCTTCGGCTTTGAAAAAATCGTCGTTAAGCTCTCCACGCGTCCGGAAAAACGCATCGGTACGGACGAAATGTGGGACCGCGCAGAAGCCGACCTTGCGGTGGCGCTGGAAGAGAACAATATCCCGTTTGAGTATCAGCCGGGTGAGGGCGCGTTTTATGGCCCGAAAATTGAGTTTACGCTCTATGATTGCCTGGACCGCGCATGGCAGTGTGGTACCGTACAGCTCGACTTCTCGCTCCCGTCGCGTCTGAGCGCGTCTTATGTGGGCGAAAACAACGAGCGTCAGGTGCCGGTGATGATTCACCGCGCGATTCTGGGCTCAATGGAACGTTTTATCGGTATCCTGACCGAAGAGTTCGCCGGGTTCTTCCCGACATGGCTTGCTCCGGTACAGGTCGTGGTGATGAATATCACCGATTCGCAGTCTGAATACGTTAACGAATTGACCCGTAAACTACAAAATGCTGGCATTCGTGTAAAAGCAGACTTGAGAAACGAGAAGATTGGCTTTAAAATCCGCGAGCATACATTACGTCGTGTCCCATACATGTTAGTTTGTGGCGATAAAGAGGTCGAAGCAGGCAAAGTGGCCGTTCGTACCCGCCGTGGTAAAGACCTCGGTAGCCTGGACGTTAACGACGTAATCGAAAAGCTGCAGCAAGAGATTCGCAGCCGCAGTCTTCAACAACTGGAGGAATAA
- the infC gene encoding translation initiation factor IF-3, translating to MKGGKRVQTARPNRINGEIRAQEVRLTGLEGEQLGIVSLREAIEKAEEAGVDLVEISPNAEPPVCRIMDYGKFLYEKSKSSKEQKKKQKVIQVKEIKFRPGTDEGDYQVKLRSLIRFLEEGDKAKITLRFRGREMAHQQIGMEVLNRVKDDLQELAVVESFPTKIEGRQMIMVLAPKKKQ from the coding sequence ATTAAAGGCGGAAAACGAGTTCAAACGGCACGTCCGAATCGTATCAATGGCGAGATTCGCGCCCAGGAAGTTCGCTTAACAGGTCTGGAAGGCGAGCAGCTGGGAATTGTGAGTCTGAGAGAAGCTATCGAAAAGGCTGAAGAAGCTGGAGTAGATTTAGTTGAAATCAGCCCTAACGCCGAGCCGCCAGTTTGTCGTATCATGGACTACGGCAAGTTCCTTTATGAAAAGAGTAAGTCTTCTAAGGAACAGAAGAAGAAGCAAAAAGTTATCCAGGTTAAGGAAATCAAATTCCGTCCTGGTACAGATGAAGGCGACTATCAGGTAAAACTCCGCAGCCTGATTCGCTTTCTCGAAGAAGGCGATAAGGCCAAGATCACGCTCCGCTTCCGCGGTCGTGAGATGGCCCACCAGCAAATCGGTATGGAAGTGCTTAACCGCGTGAAAGACGATTTGCAAGAACTGGCAGTAGTCGAATCCTTCCCGACGAAGATCGAAGGCCGCCAGATGATTATGGTGCTCGCTCCTAAGAAGAAACAGTAA
- the rpmI gene encoding 50S ribosomal protein L35 has product MPKIKTVRGAAKRFKKTGKGGFKHKHANLRHILTKKATKRKRHLRPKAMVSKGDLGLVIACLPYA; this is encoded by the coding sequence ATGCCAAAAATTAAGACCGTACGCGGTGCTGCTAAGCGCTTCAAAAAAACCGGTAAAGGTGGTTTTAAGCACAAGCACGCTAACCTGCGTCATATTCTGACCAAAAAAGCGACCAAGCGTAAACGTCACCTGCGCCCGAAAGCCATGGTTTCCAAAGGCGATCTGGGTCTGGTAATCGCGTGCCTGCCGTACGCATAA
- the rplT gene encoding 50S ribosomal protein L20 has translation MARVKRGVIARARHKKILKQAKGYYGARSRVYRVAFQAVIKAGQYAYRDRRQRKRQFRQLWIARINAAARQNGISYSKFINGLKKASVEIDRKILADIAVFDKVAFTALVEKAKAALA, from the coding sequence ATGGCTCGCGTAAAACGTGGTGTGATTGCACGTGCACGTCATAAGAAAATTTTGAAACAAGCTAAAGGCTACTACGGTGCGCGTTCTCGCGTATACCGCGTTGCCTTCCAGGCTGTTATCAAAGCAGGTCAGTACGCTTACCGTGACCGTCGTCAACGTAAGCGTCAGTTCCGTCAGCTGTGGATTGCACGTATCAACGCAGCAGCACGTCAGAACGGTATTTCTTACAGCAAATTCATCAACGGCCTGAAAAAAGCCTCTGTTGAAATCGACCGTAAGATCCTGGCTGACATCGCCGTATTCGACAAAGTGGCATTCACTGCCCTGGTTGAAAAAGCGAAAGCAGCTCTGGCGTAA
- the pheM gene encoding pheST operon leader peptide PheM, with protein MNAAIFRFFFYFSA; from the coding sequence ATGAACGCTGCCATTTTCCGCTTCTTTTTTTACTTTAGCGCCTGA
- the pheS gene encoding phenylalanine--tRNA ligase subunit alpha has product MPHLADLVASAQAAITSAQDVAALDNVRVEYLGKKGHLTLQMTTLRELPPEERPAAGAVINEAKEQVQQALNARKNELESAALNARLAAETIDVSLPGRRVENGGLHPVTRTIDRIETFFGKLGFTVATGPEIEDDYHNFDALNIPGHHPARADHDTFWFDATRLLRTQTSGVQIRTMKNQQPPIRIIAPGRVYRNDYDQTHTPMFHQMEGLIVDTNISFTNLKGTLHDFLRNFFEEDLQIRFRPSYFPFTEPSAEVDVMGKNGKWLEVLGCGMVHPNVLRNVGIDPEVYSGFAFGMGMERLTMLRYGVTDLRAFFENDLRFLKQFK; this is encoded by the coding sequence ATGCCACATCTCGCAGATCTGGTTGCCAGTGCACAGGCGGCCATAACCAGCGCCCAGGATGTTGCCGCGTTAGATAACGTACGCGTCGAATATTTAGGGAAAAAAGGGCATCTGACCCTTCAGATGACCACCCTGCGCGAGCTGCCGCCGGAAGAGCGTCCGGCGGCGGGCGCGGTTATCAACGAAGCCAAAGAGCAGGTTCAGCAGGCGCTGAACGCCCGTAAAAATGAGCTGGAAAGCGCCGCGCTGAACGCCCGTCTGGCGGCAGAGACCATCGACGTTTCGCTCCCTGGTCGCCGCGTTGAGAATGGCGGTCTGCATCCGGTTACCCGTACCATCGATCGTATCGAAACGTTCTTCGGTAAGCTGGGTTTTACCGTGGCGACCGGCCCGGAAATTGAAGATGACTACCACAACTTCGACGCACTGAATATTCCGGGTCACCACCCGGCGCGTGCGGACCACGACACCTTCTGGTTCGACGCTACCCGTCTGCTGCGCACTCAAACTTCCGGCGTGCAGATCCGCACCATGAAAAACCAGCAGCCACCGATCCGCATCATCGCGCCGGGCCGTGTTTATCGTAACGACTACGATCAGACCCACACCCCGATGTTCCATCAGATGGAAGGGCTGATCGTCGATACCAATATCAGCTTTACCAACCTGAAAGGCACGCTGCACGACTTCCTGCGTAACTTCTTTGAAGAAGATCTGCAGATTCGTTTCCGTCCGTCCTACTTCCCGTTTACCGAGCCGTCCGCTGAAGTGGATGTCATGGGTAAAAACGGCAAGTGGCTGGAAGTGCTGGGCTGCGGCATGGTGCATCCGAACGTGCTGCGTAATGTCGGCATCGATCCGGAGGTTTACTCCGGCTTTGCGTTCGGTATGGGCATGGAGCGTCTTACCATGCTGCGCTACGGCGTGACCGATCTGCGCGCTTTCTTCGAAAACGATCTGCGTTTCCTCAAACAGTTTAAATAA
- the pheT gene encoding phenylalanine--tRNA ligase subunit beta encodes MKFSELWLREWVNPALDSEALANQITMAGLEVDGVEPVAGVFHGVVVGEVVECGQHPNADKLRVTKVNVGGDRLLDIVCGAPNCHQGLKVAVATVGAVLPGDFKIKAAKLRGEPSEGMLCSFSELGISDDHNGIIELPADAPIGTDIREYLKLDDNTIEISVTPNRADCLGIIGVARDVAVLNAEPLNAPDIAPVAATINDTLPIQVDAADACPRYLGRVVKGIDVTAPTPLWMREKLRRCGIRSIDAVVDVTNYVLLELGQPMHAFDLDRIDGGIVVRMAKEGETLTLLDGNDATLNADTLVIADHQKALAMGGIFGGEHSGVNGETRNVLLECAFFAPLAITGRARRHGLHTDASHRYERGVDPQLQFKAMERATRLLLDICGGEAGPVIDVTSEAHLPTRETITLRRSKLDRLIGHHIADAQVTDILKRLGCEVTAGQDEWQAVAPSWRFDIAIEEDLVEEVARVYGYDNIPNEPVQASLVMGNHREAELSLKRVKTLLNDHGFQEVITYSFVDPKVQQLLHPGEEALILPSPISSEMSAMRLSLLAGLLTTVVYNQNRQQSRVRIFETGLRFVPDTQADLGIRQDLMLAGALCGNRYEEHWDLAKASVDFYDLKGTLESVLELTGKLSEIEFRAEAITALHPGQSAAIYLKGERIGFIGVVHPELERKLDLNGRTLVFELLWNKVSERALPQAQEVSRFPANRRDIAVVVAENVPAADILAECKKVGANQVVGVNLFDVYRGKGVAEGYKSLAISLILQDTGRTLEEDEIAATVAKCVTALKERFQASLRD; translated from the coding sequence ATGAAATTTAGCGAACTGTGGTTACGCGAGTGGGTAAATCCGGCCCTCGACAGCGAGGCGCTGGCGAATCAAATTACGATGGCGGGGCTCGAAGTGGACGGCGTCGAGCCGGTCGCGGGCGTGTTTCACGGCGTGGTCGTCGGTGAGGTCGTTGAATGCGGTCAGCACCCAAATGCCGACAAACTGCGCGTCACGAAAGTTAACGTCGGCGGCGATCGTCTGCTGGATATCGTCTGCGGCGCGCCGAACTGCCACCAGGGCCTGAAAGTGGCCGTGGCGACCGTTGGCGCGGTATTGCCGGGCGATTTTAAAATCAAAGCGGCGAAACTGCGCGGCGAGCCGTCCGAAGGGATGCTCTGCTCGTTCTCTGAGCTCGGCATCTCCGACGATCATAACGGCATTATCGAACTGCCGGCAGACGCGCCGATTGGCACCGATATCCGTGAATATCTGAAGCTTGACGATAACACTATCGAAATCAGCGTCACGCCGAACCGCGCTGACTGCCTCGGTATTATCGGTGTGGCGCGCGATGTCGCGGTGCTCAACGCCGAGCCGCTGAATGCGCCGGACATCGCGCCTGTCGCGGCCACCATCAACGATACGCTGCCGATTCAGGTCGATGCCGCAGACGCCTGCCCGCGCTATCTGGGCCGCGTCGTGAAAGGCATCGATGTGACCGCGCCGACGCCGCTGTGGATGCGTGAAAAACTGCGCCGCTGCGGCATTCGTTCTATCGATGCCGTCGTTGACGTCACTAACTACGTCCTGCTTGAGCTGGGCCAGCCGATGCACGCGTTCGATCTCGACCGTATCGACGGCGGCATTGTGGTGCGTATGGCGAAAGAGGGCGAAACGCTGACGCTGCTGGACGGCAACGACGCGACACTGAACGCCGATACGCTGGTGATTGCCGACCATCAGAAAGCGCTGGCGATGGGCGGTATTTTCGGCGGCGAACACTCCGGCGTTAACGGCGAAACCCGCAACGTGCTGCTGGAGTGCGCGTTCTTCGCGCCGCTCGCCATTACCGGCCGCGCGCGCCGTCACGGCCTGCATACCGACGCCTCTCACCGTTACGAGCGCGGCGTTGATCCGCAGTTGCAGTTCAAAGCGATGGAGCGCGCCACGCGCCTGCTGCTCGATATCTGCGGCGGTGAAGCGGGCCCGGTGATTGATGTTACCAGTGAAGCCCACCTGCCGACGCGCGAGACCATCACGCTGCGCCGCAGCAAACTCGATCGTCTGATCGGCCATCACATCGCGGATGCGCAGGTGACCGACATCCTTAAGCGCCTCGGTTGTGAAGTTACTGCAGGACAGGACGAATGGCAGGCGGTCGCGCCGTCATGGCGTTTTGACATCGCGATTGAAGAAGATCTGGTGGAAGAAGTGGCCCGCGTTTACGGCTACGACAACATTCCGAACGAGCCGGTGCAGGCCTCGCTGGTAATGGGCAACCACCGCGAAGCGGAGCTGTCGCTCAAGCGCGTAAAAACGCTGCTAAACGATCACGGCTTCCAGGAAGTGATCACCTACAGCTTCGTCGATCCGAAAGTGCAGCAACTGCTGCATCCGGGTGAAGAGGCGCTGATCCTGCCAAGCCCCATCTCCAGCGAAATGTCGGCGATGCGTCTGTCGCTGCTGGCCGGTCTGCTCACCACGGTCGTCTACAACCAGAACCGTCAGCAGAGCCGTGTGCGCATCTTTGAAACGGGGCTGCGCTTTGTGCCTGATACGCAGGCAGACCTCGGCATCCGCCAGGATCTTATGCTGGCAGGCGCGCTGTGCGGCAACCGTTATGAAGAACACTGGGATCTGGCGAAAGCCAGCGTTGACTTCTACGATTTGAAGGGGACGCTGGAGTCGGTTCTGGAACTTACCGGTAAATTATCTGAAATTGAGTTCCGTGCGGAAGCCATAACGGCCTTGCATCCCGGCCAAAGTGCTGCCATTTATTTAAAAGGCGAACGCATTGGTTTTATTGGCGTTGTGCATCCTGAGCTTGAGCGTAAGCTTGACCTCAATGGCCGTACGCTGGTGTTTGAGCTGCTCTGGAACAAGGTTTCCGAGCGTGCTTTACCGCAGGCGCAGGAGGTTTCCCGCTTCCCGGCGAACCGCCGCGACATCGCCGTTGTGGTGGCTGAAAACGTACCGGCAGCAGATATTTTGGCCGAGTGTAAGAAAGTTGGCGCAAATCAGGTAGTTGGCGTAAACTTATTTGACGTGTACCGCGGTAAGGGTGTTGCGGAGGGTTATAAGAGCCTTGCCATCAGCCTGATCCTTCAGGATACCGGCCGTACACTCGAAGAAGACGAGATTGCCGCTACTGTTGCGAAATGTGTAACGGCACTAAAAGAGCGATTCCAGGCATCATTGAGGGATTGA